CAGAGGGGAAGTGACTGGACGAATCCGGCCAGCGCCTCGGGAAACAGGAACCAGAGCGTGCCCCAGAGCAGGGCGTTGGTGATGACCGCCGGGACGAAGTACGCCGAGATTCGGTCCGCGACCTGCTGAATCTCCGGCTGTCTGCTCTGGGCCTCCTTGACCATCTGGACGATTTGCTGGAGGGCGGTCTCCGCGCCGACTTTGGTGGCCTCGACCCGGAGGACGCCGTTCTCGTTGACGGTCGCACCCACCACCTCGTCGCCGGGCGACTTCTCGACGGGAACCGACTCGCCCGTGACCATCGACTCGTCTACTGCGCTCTCGCCCTCGACGACCTCGCCGTCGGTCGGAATCTTCTCGCCGGGGCGGACCACCATCACGTCGCCGACTGCCACGTCCTCGACGGGAATCTTCTGCTCCTCGCCGTCCCGAATCACGGTGGCCTCGTCGGCCTCCATCTCGAGGAGCTTTCGGAGCGCGTCGCTCGCTTGGCCCTTCGACCGGGCTTCGAGGTAGTTGCCGAGCGTGATGAACACCAAGATGAGCGCGGCGGTGTCGAAGTAGAGACTCCCGGTGAACCCGAGGAGGACGGCCACGCTGTAGAGATACGCAGTCGAGGAGCCGAGCGCAATCAGCACGTCCATGTTCGCAGTCCGGTTCTTGACGACCGCGGTGTAGGAATTCTCGTAGAACTCCTTGCCGAGGAAGTACTGGACCGGGGTCGCCAGCCCGAACATAATCCAGCCGAGCGGGACGCCGAGGATGGCCTCGCCCAGCAGGCCGTCGAACAGGTAGTGTTCGAGCATGAAGAAGATGAGCGGCGTCGAGAGGACCGCGCCGAAGATGGTCAGATTTCGCTGGTGGCGAATCTCCTCCTGTCGGGCGGCGTCGCGCCGGTCGGCGCTGGACTGGTCGGACTCGCCGTCGTCGTCGCGGACCGGCGAGTAGCCCGCGCCCTCGATGGCGTCGTAGAAGGATTCGCGGTCCACGTCGTTGGGGTTGTAGCGCACGGCCCCCTCGTCGGTGGCGTAGTTGACATCCGCGGAGATGACGCCCGGCAGGGCTTCGAGGGCCTCCTCGTTGGTCTCGGCACAGTTCGAGCAGGTCATGTCCGAGATGCCGATAGCGACCTTCTCGGAGACCGGTTCGTAGCCGGCGTCCTCGATTGCCTCGTAGATTTCGGCCAGCGTGACCTCGCCCGAATCGTACTCGACGGTTCCCTCGTCCGTGGCGAAGTTGACGTTCGCCGACTCGATGCCGTCCAACTCGCTCAGGGCGTCTTCGACGGTCCCCGAGCAGTTGGCGCAACTCATGCCTCGTATGTCGAGGTGTGTAGTTCGCGCCATGGTCTCCTCCTTGGTAGAAAGTAAGGGACCCACGTTAATGCGATTTGCCCCTTACAAATACGGCGTCAGTTCGGGCAATTGTTTTCTGGACTGGCGGGAATTAGGGTGGAAGATTTTGTTTCCAAAGTAGATTCGGGAGTAAAACGATGGTGATTCAAATGATGTTATAGACAACTACAGCAGTGGTAAAGAAAGAATAATATTTCTTTGAGGTCATAATACTGTCTCTGGAGCGGCGGGAACTGGTCTCACTCCATCGCGTCGATGACTTCGTAGCCGACGTTCTGGTCCCGGAGCGCGTCGGTGTGGGCGGTGAGTTCCGAGGAGACGGCCACCAGAAGCACGTCGAGGCCCTTCGCGGCCGCCTCACGGACTGCATCGACCGTCCCGAAGCGGAGGTCCGGGTCGAGTCCGGCGTCTCGGACCGCGGACAGCGCCTCCGTCCCGGCGACTGCCAACAGGTCGTGAGAAGCCGCGAGGTCGGCGATTTTGTCGGATTCGACCGCCCTGCTTCCCCCGTCGCGGACCGGTGGAATCGAGACCACGGTCACGGACCCCAAATCGTAGTCGAGGACCCCCGCGAAGTCGGTGACGCCCACGTCGGTCCCTGCCGAGGCGTCCGTGACCGCAACCGCGGTTGTACTTCCGGACCGGCCGGGAGTCGCGCGGAGCGTCCCCCCTCGCATCGAGAGCGACACCGCGTCGCCCGCCGACACGTCGGCGGTGGCGATTGCAGTCTCGACTTCCACCTCGCCGATAACGTCGGTCGAAACGTGTTCGACGTAGGCGCGGAGTTCGTCGGTCCGGCCCATCAGCCAATCGACG
This genomic window from Halorussus lipolyticus contains:
- a CDS encoding heavy metal translocating P-type ATPase, translating into MARTTHLDIRGMSCANCSGTVEDALSELDGIESANVNFATDEGTVEYDSGEVTLAEIYEAIEDAGYEPVSEKVAIGISDMTCSNCAETNEEALEALPGVISADVNYATDEGAVRYNPNDVDRESFYDAIEGAGYSPVRDDDGESDQSSADRRDAARQEEIRHQRNLTIFGAVLSTPLIFFMLEHYLFDGLLGEAILGVPLGWIMFGLATPVQYFLGKEFYENSYTAVVKNRTANMDVLIALGSSTAYLYSVAVLLGFTGSLYFDTAALILVFITLGNYLEARSKGQASDALRKLLEMEADEATVIRDGEEQKIPVEDVAVGDVMVVRPGEKIPTDGEVVEGESAVDESMVTGESVPVEKSPGDEVVGATVNENGVLRVEATKVGAETALQQIVQMVKEAQSRQPEIQQVADRISAYFVPAVITNALLWGTLWFLFPEALAGFVQSLPLWGLVAGGPEIAGGTVSVFEFAVVVFASAVLIACPCALGLATPAATMVGTSIGAQNGVLFKGGDILERVRDVDTVVFDKTGTLTEGEMRLTDVVALGPRPDGGSGGETAADGGAVEEPSGESEMDEEFVLSAAASAEKGSEHPLAQAIVEGARERGLDVENPESFENVPGHGVRATTSHGEVLVGNRKLMRDNGVDISRAEEPMERLEREGKTAMLIAIDGELAGVVADADTVKESAKQAVSALRNRGTEVMMITGDNERTARAVAEQVGIDPENVRAEVLPEDKADAVESIQSEGRNAMMVGDGVNDAPALASAFVGAAIGSGTDVAIEAADVTLMRDDPADVLKAIRVSEGTLAKIKQNLFWALGYNTAMIPLASLGLLQPVLAAGAMAFSSVSVLTNSLLFRRYTPDHDYELLGFLR
- a CDS encoding MarR family transcriptional regulator, producing the protein MSERPDGDDGADVLRSKRDATRYQILAEIAERQPAVSQREIADAIGVTSQAVSDYLTDLVDQGYVTKHGRGRYEITKEGVDWLMGRTDELRAYVEHVSTDVIGEVEVETAIATADVSAGDAVSLSMRGGTLRATPGRSGSTTAVAVTDASAGTDVGVTDFAGVLDYDLGSVTVVSIPPVRDGGSRAVESDKIADLAASHDLLAVAGTEALSAVRDAGLDPDLRFGTVDAVREAAAKGLDVLLVAVSSELTAHTDALRDQNVGYEVIDAME